Proteins found in one Miscanthus floridulus cultivar M001 chromosome 4, ASM1932011v1, whole genome shotgun sequence genomic segment:
- the LOC136550976 gene encoding low molecular mass early light-inducible protein HV90, chloroplastic-like, with amino-acid sequence MAATVMASMTSLAFATAGARRAGAFPASALAPRRRALVVRAQSQDVEPTEETTAKAKKAARPGLWDALAFSGPAPERINGRLAMVGFVSALAVEASRGGGLLSQAGSGSGLAWFAATAAVLSVASLVPLLKGDSAEARSGAVMSADAELWNGRFAMLGLVALAFTEYLTGAPFINA; translated from the coding sequence ATGGCAGCAACGGTGATGGCCTCCATGACCTCCCTCGCCTTCGCCACCGCCGGCGCGCGTCGTGCTGGCGCCTTCCCGGCGTCTGCgctcgcgccgcgccgccgcgccttgGTCGTGAGGGCGCAGAGCCAGGACGTTGAGCCAacggaggagacgacggccaaggCGAAGAAGGCGGCGAGGCCCGGGCTGTGGGACGCGCTGGCGTTCAGCGGGCCGGCTCCCGAGCGCATCAACGGCCGGCTCGCCATGGTGGGCTTCGTGTCCGCGCTCGCCGTCGAGGCGTCCCGCGGCGGGGGCCTCCTCTCGCAGGCCGGCAGCGGCTCCGGGCTGGCCTGGTTCGCGGCCACGGCCGCCGTGCTGTCCGTGGCGTCGCTGGTGCCGCTGCTGAAGGGGGACAGCGCCGAGGCCAGGAGCGGCGCCGTCATGAGCGCCGACGCCGAGCTCTGGAACGGACGCTTCGCCATGCTCGGCCTCGTCGCGCTCGCCTTCACCGAGTACCTCACCGGCGCCCCGTTCATCAACGCCTAG